In Parabacteroides timonensis, the genomic stretch AACAGGCAATCATTCTTATGTTAAAAGGCATTTACCACAGTCTCACTTTCCGTCTGGGCTTGTTTGGAATACTAACCGCAGCCGGGACTTATACGGCAATCACCCATAAATGGGAATGGTTCATCCTTATCTTTATCGGCTGGTTGTATTCCATGCAGATGATGCGTAACCTATTCAAACGAAATGCCCAGAAGGTTGCCTTTATGTTCGATGCAATCGACAATAGTGATTATGCCTTCCAATATGCCACCCGCGGACGTTCATCGAACGACAAACTGGTAAGCGAATCGCTAAACCGTATCACTCAAATACTTTTCCAGGCAAAAGCGGATGCCGTACAAAAAGAAAAGTACTACGAGTTGATCATGAACTCCGTAAATACAGGTATTATAGTCCTGGATGATATAGGAAATATCTTTCAGACCAACAACGAGGCCTTGCGTTTACTCGGTCTTTCCGTATTCACCCATGTCAAACAACTGGCACGTATAGACGAAAAACTACAACAAACGATCACCGATATACGTCCGGGAGACAAGCACCAAATTTCATTTATCAATGAACGCGGAACTGTCAACCTGTCGATCCGTGTCTCCGAAATGACCTTACAGGATAAACATGTGCGCATCCTGGCAATCAACGACATCAACAGTGAACTGGACGACAAGGAAATCGACTCATGGATACGCCTGACTCGTGTATTGACACACGAAATCATGAATTCCGTTACCCCGATTACCTCCCTGAGCGACACGTTACTCTCTTTACATGAAGATGCCGATAGTGAAATACGTAATGGGTTGGAAGTGATCAGTACGACCGGTAAGACGCTGATATCATTCGTAGAGTCTTATCGCAAATTCACGCACATACCAACCCCGGAACCTTCGTTGTTCTATGTGCAGAAATTCGCAGAAAGAATGATAAATCTGGCACGCCATCACAACAATTATCCTAATATAACGATTAATATAAGTATAGAACCGGCCGACCTGATTGTTTATGCCGACGAAAACCTGATCACTCAGGTTGTTTTGAATCTGCTGAAAAACGGAATGCAGGCAATAGGCAGAGAACAGCCGGACGGACATATCGAACTGAAGGCTTATTGTAATCCGGATGAATCCGTAATCATCGAAGTCAGCAATAACGGTCCGGTTATCCCACCGGAAGAAGCTGAACATATATTTGTTCCGTTCTTTACTACCAAGGAAGGCGGAAGCGGTATCGGACTTTCTATCTCGCGGCAGATCATGCGGCTTTCAGGAGGTAGCATTGCTTTAAAGAGCAATCCGGCTATAAACCGAACGTCGTTCGTTCTGACATTCCCCTAAAGGAATTCGATGCAACGCTGCATCGACATCAAGTGTAACGTTGCACTTGACCTCAATACAAAATGATAACAAAAAGATAAGACTAAAAATGAAACTTCTAGACAAACTCAAAATCAATCACAAACCGCGCTCCGGCGGATTAGACTTACTGAAATACATTGGCCCCGGCCTACTGGTCACCGTCGGCTTCATCGATCCCGGAAACTGGGCGACCAACCTGGCAGCCGGTTCTGAATTCGGATATGCCCTGTTATGGGTAGTTACCTTTTCTTCCATTATGCTGATCATCATCCAGCACAACGTGGCCCACCTCGGAATCGTAACCGGACTGTGCCTGTCGGAAGCAACCAACAAATACCTGCCCCGTACACTCAGCCGCCCTATCCTCGGCTCTGCTATGTTGGCCAGTATATCCACTTCACTGGCGGAGATACTGGGTGGAGCTATCGCCCTGCGTATGTTGTTCAGTATGCCGATCAAGATCGGAGCAGTCATTATTACCCTGGCCTGCCTGATCATGTTGCTCAGCAACACATACAGTAAAATAGAACGTTGGATTATCATGTTCGTCTCCATCATCGGACTGTCGTTTCTTTATGAACTGGCATTGGTAGACGTTCATTGGGGAGAAGCCATACAAGGGTGGGTAAAGCCTTCGTTTCCACCGAATTCCATGTTGATCATCATGAGTGTACTCGGTGCCGTGGTTATGCCGCATAACCTCTTCCTGCACTCGGAGGTGATCCAGAGTCGTGAATGGAACCTCGAAGACGAGTCTGTGATCAAGAAACAATTGAAATACGAGTTTTACGATACACTTCTTTCGATGGTGATCGGCTGGGCTATCAACTCGGCTATGATCATCCTGGCCGCCGCCACTTTCTTCAAAGAGAAAGTAACGGTCGACGAACTCGACCAGGCACAACAGCTATTGGTTCCTCTCGTTGGAAGTAATGCCGGTGTTATCTTTGCAGCAGCCCTGTTACTGGCAGGCATCTCATCCACCATCACATCCGGTATTGCAGGAGCTTCCATCTTTGCCGGCTTTTACGGGGAAGCATATAATCACAAAGACTTACACTCCAAGTTAGGAGTTATCCTGTCGTTCGTTCCGGCATTGCTTATTATTTTTGTGATCGGCGACCCGTTCAAAGGATTGATCCTTTCACAGATGCTACTGAGCGTACAGTTACCAATCACAGTCTTTACACAGGTATATCTTACCTCGAGCAAGAAAGTGATGGGTGTATACGTCAATTCACGTTCGACCACCATCCTTCTCGTATTATTGGGAACGTTGGTTACGGTATTGAACATTGCCTTGTTGATCAGTTTGTTTTAACGAAATATTTATTTCTGACAACTTCAAAAACTCCCGGCAGAATGGAGATAAAGATGATAAGGACAATCAAAAGTTCCAGATTCTTCTGAACGATCTCCATTCCGCCGAAAAAATAACCGGCATACGAAAAGAGAACCACCCAGATCACCCCTCCTATCACATTGTATGAAGCAAAATGCCGGTAACTCATATGTCCCATACCGGCTACAAACGGAGCAAAAGTCCTTACAATAGGGACAAAACGTGCCAGAATAATTGTCTTACCTCCGTGCTTTTCATAAAATTTATGTGTCTTCTCCAGATAACTTTGTTTAAATATCTTTGAGTTAGGATTACTAAACATTCTCTCCCCGAACAGCCTGCCTATTATATAGTTAGAGGCATCTCCCAGTACTGCCGCAACGATCAAAACACCTACAATAAGATGCACATTCATCGGGTTACCCGGCAAAGCAGCTAAAGCTCCGGCCACAAATAACAATGAATCGCCAGGAAGAAAAGGAGTTACTACCAGTCCTGTTTCACAAAAAATGATCAGGAATAAAATGGCATATATCCAAATACCATAAGTCGATACAAGTGCTGCCAGATGAGCGTCGATGTGCAGTACAAAATCAACCAGAAGATTGAAGTATTCCATACGGATGTATTATAATCTGTTCGATAAAATTAAGCCACAAATATAGGAAAAAACTTGTATCGCTATGTAGCAAGTAAAGAAATCGCTACCTTTGCTCCGTTAAAAAGAAATAACATATTTATAACAGATATGAGCGATATCAGAACGAACGAAGAAGAAGGCAAAAAGAGCCTGAATTTTATTGAAGCAAATGTTGAGAAAGATTTAGCAGAGGGTAAAAACGGAGGACGCGTACAAACCCGTTTCCCCCCTGAACCCAACGGTTACCTGCATATCGGACACGCCAAAGCAATTTGCCTGGACTTCGGCATGGCAGAACGTTACAACGGGGTTTGTAACCTTCGTTTCGACGACACTAATCCGGTAAAGGAAGACGTAGAGTATGTCGATGCAATAAAAGAAGATATAGAATGGCTCGGATTTCATTGGAATAACATCTATTATGCATCCGACTATTTCCAGCAGTTATGGGACTTTGCCGTCCGTCTGATCAAGGAAGGAAAAGCCTATATCGACGAACAAAGTTCGGAAGTTATCGCCCAGCAAAAAGGAACCCCTACCCAACCGGGTATCAACAGTCCGTACCGCGACCGTCCCATCGAAGAAAACCTGGCTTTGTTCCAGAAGATGAGTGACGGAGAAGTGGAAGAAGGTGCTATGGTATTGCGTGCCAAGATCGACATGGCTAATTCCAATATGCATTTCCGCGACCCGATCATCTATCGTGTGGTAACATCCGCACATCACCACCGTACAGGTGACAAGTGGAAAGTGTATCCGATGTACGACTTTGCACATGGACAGAGCGACTTCTTCGAAGGCGTTACGCATTCACTTTGTACCCTCGAATTCGTGGTACACCGCCCGTTGTACGACTTGTTCATCGACTGGCTGAAAGAAGGTAAAGACCTCGACGATAACCGTCCCCGTCAGACCGAGTTCAATAAACTGAACCTGAGTTATACGCTAATGAGTAAGCGTAACCTACTTACACTGGTAAAAGAAAAGTTGGTCGATGGCTGGGACGATCCCCGCATGCCGACTATCTGTGCATTCCGTCGCCGTGGTTATTCTCCCGAATCCATCCGCAAGTTTGTCGATAAGATCGGCTACACCACTTACGATGCCCTAAATGAGTTTGCCTTGTTGGAAAGCGCCGTTCGTGAAGACCTGAATGCCCGTGCCACACGTGTATCGGCCGTTCTTGACCCGGTCAAACTGATCATCACCAACTATCCGGAAGGAAAAGTGGAAGAAATGGAAGCCATCAATAACCCGGAAGATGAAACGGCAGGAACCCACCTGATCGAATTCAGCCGTGAGCTATGGATGGAAAGAGAAGACTTCATGGAAGATGCACCGAAGAAGTTCTTCCGCATGACTCCGGGACAGGAAGTACGTCTGAAGAATGCCTATATCGTGAAATGTACCGGTTGCAAAAAGAACGATGCCGGCGAAGTAGTTGAAGTATATTGCGAATATGACCCGAATACCAAAAGCGGTATGCCCGATAGCAACCGTAAGGTAAAAGGCACCCTGCACTGGTTGAGTTGTGCTCACAGCCTGCCTGCCGAAGTCCGCTTATACGACCGTCTCTGGAAAGTAGAAAATCCACGTGACGAACTGGCTGCTATCCGCGAAGCAAAGGACTGTTCCGTTCTGGATGCGATGAAAGAGATCATCAATCCGGACTCATTAAACATACTTACTAATTGTTACGTAGAAAAATACCTGGCAAATGCCAAACCGTATGATTACCTGCAATTCCAGCGTATCGGTTATTTCAACGTAGACAAAGATTCAACGCCAGAAAAGCTGATCTTCAACCGCACCGTATCCTTGAAAGATACCTGGAGCAAGGTGAAGGATAAAGCGTAATAAACAAGATAAAAGAGAATTTACCTGATATATGAAAAAAGATGATATTTCACGCCTGTTACAACGCTACCTGGACGCCCACGAAAAAGGGAAAGAGCCCTATTTCGATGCGGACGAACTGAGTGACCTGTTGGACAGTTTTGAAGAATCGGACGATTATAAATACTTTGATGAAATTTTAGCCTTAGGGCTAAAACTTCATCCGGGTAATATTGACTTGCAGATCAGACAATGCCGTTTTTATGTTTATAATGAAGATTATGAAAGCGCACTTGCTTTGATCGACACCATTGCCGAAACCGACAGCCAGGACCTGGACTTATTACGACTCGAATGCTTTTGTATGCTCGACCAATATGATAAAGTGGTCGAATACACGGAAGACATCGCAGCGAGAGACTGTGATTATCTCGAATTGGCTTTCGAATACATCGCTCCTCTTTTAAGTGATATGGAAATGAATAAGGAAGCCCGTGATTATATCAAGCGCGGTATTACTTTGTTTCCGGACAACCTCAACCTAAAAGACGAGTTATGTTATAGCCTGGAAATGGAAGGCGATATCGACGGGGCGATTACAATATGTAACGAACTGATCGATAAAGATCCTTATTCGCACGATTATTGGTTCTCACTGGGACGTCTCTATTCCATCAAGGCTGAATTCGACAAAGCAATCGAAGCATTCGACTTTGCCCTTACCTGCGACGATTCGGACCCCGAACTGAAAATACTGAAAGCCTATTGCCTCTATATGAATGAAAATTATGAAAAGGCATTGGAGGTATATAAAGAGATCGAAACCGATTCGGATATGACGGAGCGTATCAAACCGCTCATGGCTGAATGTTATATCAAGCTGGAGGACTATGAAGGAGCATACAGAATGCTAAAAGATATTATCGGAAAGAAGATCGTAACCAACGAACCGGCAGCTTATATCAATTATATCCGGTGCTGTACGGAAACAAACCGTGACCGCGAAGCATCCAATACACTGATAAAAGCAGTTGAATTATTTCCAAATAATGTCCGGATACTATCTTTACTGGCACTAACTTACGTCGAGAACGGAGAAGACAGGCTTGCTATCGACACTACCGAACGCTTGTTTAATGTACTGGATCAGGGAAGTGATTATCTACCCGAAGATTACGAAAGCCTGTTTCATGCAGGACAGTTTCTGTATATGAAAGGAGAGATAGAAAAGGCACTCAAATATTATCTAAAGGTATTGGAGGTTAACCCCGACATGCCTTATATCCATCTTCACTTGGCGATGGCTTATCTGGCGAAAGGCGACATGAAGCATTTCGGTGAGCATTTCTCACAGACCTCTCCCCAGGAACTGGTAGAGTATCTTGAAAGCTCGGGAGTCGACTTTAGCGATGTGGAACAACAGCTAATGGGCAAACACATTCCCCCCGAAGATCTGACGAAGGAATTCCTCAATAATAAAGACAATAACAATTAAATGAAGAGAAATCTAAAAGACTACGGTCTCTTACTTTTGAAAGGCATGGGGATGGGGGCGGCAGATGTCGTGCCCGGAGTATCAGGTGGTACGATTGCCTTTATTGTAGGTATTTATGAAGAACTGATCGATTCGATCAAAAGTATTAACGGAGCCAGCCTGAAATTACTGTTTACAGGAAAGATCGCAGCTTTCTGGAAAGCGATCAATGCAAACTTCCTGTTGGCACTTGTTTCCGGTATCGGTATCAGTATCTTTTCCTTGGCAAAGATTATTACCTGGTTGCTGGTCACACATCCGATCCTGGTATGGGCATTCTTCTTCGGGTTAGTATTGGCGTCTACCTGGTTCGTATCGAAAGATATCAAACAATGGAACTGGAAGTCAGTCCTATGTTTTATCATCGGGGCTATCATCGCTTATTACATTACGGTTGCTACACCGGCCGAAACTCCGACCAACCTGTTCTTTATCTTCCTTTGCGGAGCAATTGCCATCTGTGCAATGATCCTGCCGGGTATTTCAGGTAGTTTCATCCTGGTATTACTGGGTAAATACTTTTATATCATGGAAGCGGTAAAAACATTCAACATCCCGGTCATGCTTGTTTTCATTTGTGGAGCAGTTTTAGGTATTACTTCTTTTTCCCGTGTACTTTCTTTTGCCTTACGAAGATTTCACGACACCACAATTGCCGTATTAGCCGGATTTATGCTAGGTTCGCTGAATAAAGTATGGCCATGGAAGAAGACAGTCGAAACATTTACAGGTGATGGACAATCTTTTCTGGAAGAATCAAACATCCTACCCGATCAATTAGTATGGGAAGCTGTCGGATTAATGATCTTCGGTTTTGCTATCGTATATTTCCTTGAAAAGTTATCCATGAAAGGAGCTAAGGCTTAAAAAAGAAATCTCTTCCCTATGCTCACGCACGAGGAAGAGCTCGTTCTCTCGCCAAAGAGAACCTCATCAATTATGTTAACCTTATTATGGGTTAAAGAGGGAGCGATTCGCCAAGAGTTGCTCCCTTTATCGTTGAAAACACACATTATTCTATTATTGTTCATCTTTTACGCAAAGATTGTGCCAAAAACTTATCTAACTGAGAACTAACCTCATAACTAAACCGAACGTTGTCCATTAATGGACAGTTGTCCGGTTTTTATTTATTTCATGCTTCCGGCACATCACCCACACTATTGCAAACAGCGTGCCAAAAACACATCTCATTAATTATCAACGATATACTAATTCAACAGTTATTCAGTCATGTCAAATAATTAGACACTGACGTCTAATTATTTGACAATTCAAGTTATCTCACATCATATCTTGTAAAGAAATAGAAGCAAGCCATAAACAGTACGGCAATCGTGATTATCATAGCGATCAGATAGCCTCCGATAAATTCGAAACGCTGTCCGAAAGAAGCAATCTGCTCCTGATACTGCGGGATCTGGTCGACTGCTACCGGTTTCTTACTGGTAGAATAATCTTCGTACGGATTATACCAGTGCGGACTGTCGGAATCCTTTGCATCGATATCCTTAAACCATTGCAGGAACCGTTCCTGGAAAATATGTAAATCATTCCAGTTCTTCTGGAAACG encodes the following:
- a CDS encoding sensor histidine kinase, with the translated sequence MLKGIYHSLTFRLGLFGILTAAGTYTAITHKWEWFILIFIGWLYSMQMMRNLFKRNAQKVAFMFDAIDNSDYAFQYATRGRSSNDKLVSESLNRITQILFQAKADAVQKEKYYELIMNSVNTGIIVLDDIGNIFQTNNEALRLLGLSVFTHVKQLARIDEKLQQTITDIRPGDKHQISFINERGTVNLSIRVSEMTLQDKHVRILAINDINSELDDKEIDSWIRLTRVLTHEIMNSVTPITSLSDTLLSLHEDADSEIRNGLEVISTTGKTLISFVESYRKFTHIPTPEPSLFYVQKFAERMINLARHHNNYPNITINISIEPADLIVYADENLITQVVLNLLKNGMQAIGREQPDGHIELKAYCNPDESVIIEVSNNGPVIPPEEAEHIFVPFFTTKEGGSGIGLSISRQIMRLSGGSIALKSNPAINRTSFVLTFP
- a CDS encoding Nramp family divalent metal transporter, with the translated sequence MKLLDKLKINHKPRSGGLDLLKYIGPGLLVTVGFIDPGNWATNLAAGSEFGYALLWVVTFSSIMLIIIQHNVAHLGIVTGLCLSEATNKYLPRTLSRPILGSAMLASISTSLAEILGGAIALRMLFSMPIKIGAVIITLACLIMLLSNTYSKIERWIIMFVSIIGLSFLYELALVDVHWGEAIQGWVKPSFPPNSMLIIMSVLGAVVMPHNLFLHSEVIQSREWNLEDESVIKKQLKYEFYDTLLSMVIGWAINSAMIILAAATFFKEKVTVDELDQAQQLLVPLVGSNAGVIFAAALLLAGISSTITSGIAGASIFAGFYGEAYNHKDLHSKLGVILSFVPALLIIFVIGDPFKGLILSQMLLSVQLPITVFTQVYLTSSKKVMGVYVNSRSTTILLVLLGTLVTVLNIALLISLF
- a CDS encoding DedA family protein; protein product: MEYFNLLVDFVLHIDAHLAALVSTYGIWIYAILFLIIFCETGLVVTPFLPGDSLLFVAGALAALPGNPMNVHLIVGVLIVAAVLGDASNYIIGRLFGERMFSNPNSKIFKQSYLEKTHKFYEKHGGKTIILARFVPIVRTFAPFVAGMGHMSYRHFASYNVIGGVIWVVLFSYAGYFFGGMEIVQKNLELLIVLIIFISILPGVFEVVRNKYFVKTN
- a CDS encoding glutamine--tRNA ligase/YqeY domain fusion protein — encoded protein: MSDIRTNEEEGKKSLNFIEANVEKDLAEGKNGGRVQTRFPPEPNGYLHIGHAKAICLDFGMAERYNGVCNLRFDDTNPVKEDVEYVDAIKEDIEWLGFHWNNIYYASDYFQQLWDFAVRLIKEGKAYIDEQSSEVIAQQKGTPTQPGINSPYRDRPIEENLALFQKMSDGEVEEGAMVLRAKIDMANSNMHFRDPIIYRVVTSAHHHRTGDKWKVYPMYDFAHGQSDFFEGVTHSLCTLEFVVHRPLYDLFIDWLKEGKDLDDNRPRQTEFNKLNLSYTLMSKRNLLTLVKEKLVDGWDDPRMPTICAFRRRGYSPESIRKFVDKIGYTTYDALNEFALLESAVREDLNARATRVSAVLDPVKLIITNYPEGKVEEMEAINNPEDETAGTHLIEFSRELWMEREDFMEDAPKKFFRMTPGQEVRLKNAYIVKCTGCKKNDAGEVVEVYCEYDPNTKSGMPDSNRKVKGTLHWLSCAHSLPAEVRLYDRLWKVENPRDELAAIREAKDCSVLDAMKEIINPDSLNILTNCYVEKYLANAKPYDYLQFQRIGYFNVDKDSTPEKLIFNRTVSLKDTWSKVKDKA
- a CDS encoding tetratricopeptide repeat protein, which codes for MKKDDISRLLQRYLDAHEKGKEPYFDADELSDLLDSFEESDDYKYFDEILALGLKLHPGNIDLQIRQCRFYVYNEDYESALALIDTIAETDSQDLDLLRLECFCMLDQYDKVVEYTEDIAARDCDYLELAFEYIAPLLSDMEMNKEARDYIKRGITLFPDNLNLKDELCYSLEMEGDIDGAITICNELIDKDPYSHDYWFSLGRLYSIKAEFDKAIEAFDFALTCDDSDPELKILKAYCLYMNENYEKALEVYKEIETDSDMTERIKPLMAECYIKLEDYEGAYRMLKDIIGKKIVTNEPAAYINYIRCCTETNRDREASNTLIKAVELFPNNVRILSLLALTYVENGEDRLAIDTTERLFNVLDQGSDYLPEDYESLFHAGQFLYMKGEIEKALKYYLKVLEVNPDMPYIHLHLAMAYLAKGDMKHFGEHFSQTSPQELVEYLESSGVDFSDVEQQLMGKHIPPEDLTKEFLNNKDNNN
- a CDS encoding DUF368 domain-containing protein, which codes for MKRNLKDYGLLLLKGMGMGAADVVPGVSGGTIAFIVGIYEELIDSIKSINGASLKLLFTGKIAAFWKAINANFLLALVSGIGISIFSLAKIITWLLVTHPILVWAFFFGLVLASTWFVSKDIKQWNWKSVLCFIIGAIIAYYITVATPAETPTNLFFIFLCGAIAICAMILPGISGSFILVLLGKYFYIMEAVKTFNIPVMLVFICGAVLGITSFSRVLSFALRRFHDTTIAVLAGFMLGSLNKVWPWKKTVETFTGDGQSFLEESNILPDQLVWEAVGLMIFGFAIVYFLEKLSMKGAKA